A window of the bacterium genome harbors these coding sequences:
- a CDS encoding thiamine pyrophosphate-binding protein → MHRAYPGERSAITGADALIESLRVNGVRHVFGIPSTHTLEIYRALGSATDIAHITTTHEQGAAFMADGYARVTGRPGVCIVTTGPGVTNAATAIAEAYSDSVPVLCITAHIPSEDIGRGRGHSHELRSQESVLEGITDRPRLVLSPDEVAQAVHDAFRRFRTERPRPVCLAIPVDVQEAATSAPIPAAPAEDPPAPDGQAVMRASRLLGSAAAPAIVAGGGAQGAVEEVLAIAERLDAPIATTLNGKGVVPGGHPLEASLVVYSSVARFLEGCDVVLAVGTELSPADFWLGPLQLGGKLVQVDIDPDQVGRNHPVDAAVVGEAGTALAMMLDSVAGSSPRVGASRAAHVRDAAEKEALVMGRTYLPWIRALRTAMPEESSLALDVAMVAGFGAFPFYDLPGPRTWMNPSGLATLGYALPAAIGAKIARPDRAVAALVGDGGFMFTMSELMVAAQHRLTLPVVVWNDRAFGEISRLMRERGFEPFATDLLVPDLATLASAYGAAWARADEPPDLADAVEVALATDGPTLIEVPAWS, encoded by the coding sequence ATGCACCGAGCCTACCCCGGGGAGAGGTCCGCGATTACCGGCGCCGATGCACTGATCGAATCGCTCCGGGTGAACGGTGTCCGGCACGTCTTCGGCATTCCGAGCACCCACACGCTCGAGATCTACCGCGCGCTGGGCAGCGCAACCGACATCGCGCACATCACCACCACCCATGAGCAGGGGGCAGCCTTCATGGCGGATGGTTACGCCCGGGTGACCGGCCGCCCGGGGGTTTGCATCGTTACCACCGGGCCGGGCGTTACGAATGCGGCAACCGCGATCGCCGAGGCCTACTCCGACTCCGTTCCGGTGCTCTGCATCACCGCCCACATCCCCAGCGAGGACATCGGGCGCGGCAGGGGTCACTCGCACGAACTCCGTTCCCAGGAGAGCGTCCTGGAGGGCATCACCGACCGGCCTCGGCTCGTGCTCTCGCCTGACGAGGTGGCGCAGGCCGTGCACGACGCGTTCCGGCGTTTCAGGACCGAGCGGCCCCGACCCGTGTGCCTGGCCATTCCCGTAGACGTGCAGGAGGCGGCGACCTCCGCCCCGATTCCGGCCGCACCCGCCGAGGATCCACCCGCTCCGGACGGGCAAGCGGTTATGAGGGCCTCCCGACTGCTCGGTTCGGCCGCGGCGCCCGCCATCGTGGCGGGGGGCGGCGCTCAAGGTGCGGTCGAGGAGGTGCTGGCGATCGCCGAGCGCCTTGACGCGCCCATCGCGACCACGCTCAACGGGAAGGGGGTGGTCCCGGGCGGCCATCCTTTGGAGGCTTCGCTGGTTGTCTACAGCTCGGTGGCGCGTTTCCTCGAAGGGTGTGACGTAGTGCTGGCCGTGGGTACGGAGTTGAGCCCGGCGGACTTCTGGCTGGGCCCGCTGCAACTGGGTGGCAAGCTGGTACAGGTCGACATCGACCCGGACCAGGTCGGCCGCAACCACCCGGTGGACGCGGCGGTGGTGGGGGAGGCCGGGACGGCGTTGGCGATGATGCTCGACTCCGTGGCGGGTTCGAGCCCCCGGGTGGGTGCTTCCCGTGCGGCCCATGTCCGCGACGCGGCCGAGAAGGAGGCGTTGGTCATGGGCCGGACCTACCTTCCCTGGATCCGAGCCCTGCGGACGGCTATGCCCGAGGAGTCCTCCCTCGCCCTGGACGTGGCGATGGTGGCCGGATTCGGCGCCTTCCCCTTCTACGACCTCCCCGGACCGCGGACATGGATGAACCCGTCCGGTCTGGCCACTCTGGGATACGCGCTGCCCGCCGCGATCGGCGCCAAGATCGCCCGGCCCGACAGAGCGGTGGCCGCGCTGGTCGGGGACGGCGGGTTCATGTTCACCATGTCCGAGCTGATGGTGGCTGCCCAGCACCGGCTGACGCTTCCGGTGGTCGTCTGGAACGACCGGGCCTTCGGTGAGATAAGCCGCCTGATGCGGGAACGAGGGTTCGAGCCGTTCGCCACCGACCTGCTCGTACCGGACCTGGCAACCCTGGCCTCCGCC
- a CDS encoding IS1595 family transposase, with protein MTTKTTQSAPGRADRKGISVLELFDMFPTEQAARDWFESIRWPNGVDACPRCGTVGEVSPVTSGKPMPYRCGACRKYFSVRTGTVMESSRLPIRKWVIALYLCSTNLKGVSSMKLHRDLDVTQKTAWFMLGRIREAWVDAADVVLDGTVEVDETYIGGKEKNKHQSKRLNAGRGAVGKAVVVGGRSRDGRVTAAVVDDTTRATLHGFIHDHVQAGSRVFTDGADAYHGVGEGRDLDHEAVKHTVGEYVRGEVHTNGMESFWSMLKRGYYGTYHKMSFKHLRRYVAEFAARHNVRNFDTLDQMAALAKGMEGKRLMYRDLIAGEQVCGPRPAS; from the coding sequence ATGACAACCAAGACCACACAGAGCGCACCCGGACGGGCAGACCGGAAGGGCATCTCGGTTCTCGAACTGTTCGACATGTTCCCCACCGAGCAGGCTGCCCGTGACTGGTTCGAGTCGATCCGCTGGCCCAACGGCGTAGACGCGTGCCCACGGTGCGGAACTGTCGGTGAGGTATCGCCGGTTACCTCCGGCAAGCCTATGCCCTACCGATGCGGCGCCTGCCGCAAGTACTTCTCCGTTCGTACCGGAACGGTCATGGAATCTTCCCGCTTGCCGATCCGCAAGTGGGTTATCGCCCTGTACCTGTGCTCAACGAACCTCAAAGGCGTGTCCAGCATGAAACTACACCGCGACCTGGACGTGACTCAGAAGACCGCCTGGTTCATGCTCGGGCGTATCCGGGAAGCCTGGGTGGACGCTGCCGACGTGGTGCTGGATGGCACGGTGGAGGTTGACGAGACCTACATCGGCGGCAAAGAGAAGAATAAGCACCAGTCGAAGCGTCTGAACGCCGGGCGGGGCGCTGTGGGTAAGGCTGTGGTAGTTGGCGGTCGGTCACGCGACGGGCGGGTCACTGCTGCCGTCGTAGACGACACGACACGGGCCACGCTTCACGGGTTCATCCACGATCACGTACAGGCCGGATCACGAGTGTTCACCGACGGTGCCGACGCCTACCACGGAGTAGGCGAAGGCCGCGACCTTGACCACGAAGCGGTGAAGCACACGGTCGGTGAGTACGTGCGGGGTGAGGTTCACACCAACGGCATGGAGTCGTTCTGGTCCATGCTCAAGCGGGGCTACTACGGCACCTACCACAAGATGAGCTTCAAGCACCTACGCCGCTACGTTGCCGAGTTCGCCGCCCGCCACAACGTGCGGAACTTCGACACGTTGGATCAGATGGCCGCGCTCGCGAAGGGCATGGAAGGGAAGCGGCTCATGTACCGGGACCTCATCGCAGGCGAACAGGTGTGCGGACCACGACCAGCCTCCTGA
- a CDS encoding D-aminoacylase produces the protein MVDLLLRNAMIYPGDAEPRPGDVAIDNGVMVAVGPGLQHEAARTIDLGGLSLAPGFVDMHAHSALRTFEDPILTPKLLQGFTTELINPDGMGPAPVTDKGLADRMTQLALSEGRGPAEWPWRSIGQYLDALDGTRPAITLCPFVPHGAVRDAVLGGAQRAPGADELRAMRRQVADGMEAGAWGISFGLVYTPGAYADRDEVVAVATEAGRFGGLTSVHMRGESHNLLEAVEEMIDVSRRSGAPLHLSHLKVLGHRNTWKLEPLVEMIDRAPADGVDITFDQYPYGAGVTLLSALLPPWAHDGGVKQMTARLRDGPTVDRLLEALGDPDAGPESFYYQCGPEGIVVIDCGPDGPGDAMGRTLAEIASARRVEPERVVIDLLLETRMSALVILHYADESVVKAIARHPAMLVGSDAVFAATPHPRLWGTAPRFLGGYAIRDGVVTVREAIARLSFRAARRVGLDDRGEIAPGQRADLVAFDPDSVIDRATYDQPELSPSGIDWIIVGGAVAVDPNGPTGERRGQIARKNG, from the coding sequence ATGGTCGACCTTCTCCTGCGAAATGCGATGATCTACCCCGGCGACGCCGAGCCCCGGCCGGGAGATGTCGCAATCGACAACGGCGTCATGGTAGCGGTGGGACCAGGCCTCCAGCACGAAGCGGCCCGGACCATCGACCTCGGGGGACTGTCCCTGGCGCCCGGGTTCGTGGACATGCACGCCCACAGCGCTCTGCGTACCTTCGAGGATCCGATCCTCACGCCGAAGCTTCTCCAGGGCTTCACGACGGAGCTGATCAACCCTGACGGGATGGGTCCGGCGCCCGTAACGGACAAGGGTCTGGCCGATCGGATGACACAGCTGGCTCTGTCGGAAGGTCGAGGCCCTGCCGAGTGGCCCTGGCGATCCATCGGCCAGTACCTGGACGCCCTGGACGGTACGCGTCCCGCCATCACCCTGTGCCCGTTCGTGCCTCATGGTGCCGTGCGTGACGCCGTGTTGGGGGGTGCCCAGCGGGCACCCGGCGCCGACGAGCTGCGTGCCATGCGGCGCCAGGTGGCGGACGGCATGGAGGCGGGCGCGTGGGGAATCTCTTTCGGCCTCGTGTACACGCCGGGCGCGTACGCGGACCGCGACGAGGTCGTGGCCGTCGCCACCGAGGCGGGCCGGTTCGGCGGGCTGACATCCGTCCACATGCGGGGCGAGAGCCACAACCTGCTGGAGGCGGTCGAGGAGATGATCGACGTGTCACGGCGGAGTGGCGCGCCCCTTCACCTCTCCCACCTGAAGGTGCTGGGGCATCGCAACACCTGGAAGCTGGAGCCGCTGGTCGAAATGATCGACAGGGCGCCGGCGGACGGGGTCGACATCACCTTCGACCAGTACCCGTACGGCGCCGGTGTGACCCTGCTGTCTGCCCTGCTACCCCCGTGGGCACATGACGGGGGCGTCAAGCAGATGACAGCTCGGCTGCGGGACGGCCCGACGGTGGACCGTCTGCTCGAGGCGCTCGGAGACCCGGACGCGGGCCCGGAGAGCTTCTACTACCAGTGCGGCCCGGAGGGAATCGTCGTGATCGACTGCGGGCCCGACGGTCCCGGCGACGCAATGGGGCGCACGCTTGCCGAGATCGCCTCCGCCCGACGGGTCGAGCCCGAACGGGTGGTCATCGACCTCTTGCTGGAAACTCGGATGAGCGCTCTGGTCATCCTCCATTACGCCGACGAATCCGTCGTCAAGGCCATCGCCCGGCACCCGGCCATGCTGGTGGGTAGCGACGCGGTCTTCGCCGCCACCCCCCACCCGAGGCTGTGGGGCACCGCACCCCGGTTCCTGGGCGGTTACGCCATCAGGGATGGCGTCGTCACAGTACGCGAAGCCATCGCCCGGCTCTCGTTCCGGGCAGCACGGCGGGTCGGGCTGGACGACCGAGGTGAGATCGCACCGGGACAGCGAGCCGACCTGGTTGCCTTCGACCCCGACAGCGTGATCGACCGGGCGACCTACGACCAGCCCGAGCTCTCACCCTCCGGGATCGACTGGATAATCGTCGGCGGCGCGGTCGCGGTAGACCCGAACGGACCTACCGGAGAACGCCGGGGCCAGATCGCCCGTAAGAACGGCTAA
- a CDS encoding retroviral-like aspartic protease family protein, producing MPCLSGEYDPTVGILLQVAVLPGGTFEQQSEGEARVFSGLVDTGADVTCISNKVADFLDLQSTGKVPMVGATGSDAVNQYLVDLLLQFGTQHIGIPDHRAASFEAGSPHYDVLIGRDILCKGVLTMDFAGRFTFSV from the coding sequence ATGCCGTGTCTTAGCGGCGAGTACGACCCGACCGTAGGTATCCTGCTCCAAGTGGCTGTCCTACCTGGCGGGACGTTCGAGCAGCAGTCGGAAGGTGAAGCCAGAGTGTTCTCAGGCCTCGTCGACACCGGCGCCGACGTGACCTGCATCTCTAACAAGGTTGCGGACTTCCTAGACTTGCAGTCAACCGGCAAGGTACCAATGGTAGGAGCTACCGGTTCCGACGCCGTTAACCAATACCTCGTTGATCTCTTGCTGCAGTTCGGAACACAGCACATCGGAATCCCGGACCACCGGGCGGCTTCCTTTGAGGCTGGCTCCCCTCATTACGACGTGCTGATCGGTCGAGACATCCTCTGTAAGGGGGTACTAACGATGGACTTCGCGGGCCGCTTCACCTTCTCCGTCTGA